A single Lolium perenne isolate Kyuss_39 chromosome 6, Kyuss_2.0, whole genome shotgun sequence DNA region contains:
- the LOC127310666 gene encoding polygalacturonase-like produces MDGSIDSCSGVRVRGLHIQNVQQMHMTVSRSSAVRLDKLAITAPGDSPNTDGIHVAESTAVTITSCRIGTGDDCISISNASFAVKMRGIVCDPGHDISIGSLGQGGSYAAVEGVSLDNARIARAQNGVRIKTWQGGAGYVRNVRFSNVLIDDVDHPIIIDQFYCDQKTPCANRSTNVQVSNVVYRNITGTSRRDTSKTYLLSRTLLLLFCL; encoded by the coding sequence ATGGATGGATCCATCGACTCGTGCTCCGGCGTGCGTGTCCGCGGCCTCCACATCCAGAACGTGCAGCAGATGCACATGACGGTGTCGCGGTCGAGCGCCGTGCGGCTGGACAAGCTGGCCATCACGGCGCCGGGGGACAGCCCGAACACGGACGGCATCCACGTCGCGGAGTCCACTGCCGTGACCATCACGAGCTGCCGCATCGGCACCGGCGATGACTGCATCTCCATCTCCAACGCCAGCTTCGCCGTCAAGATGCGGGGCATCGTGTGCGACCCGGGCCATGACATCAGCATCGGCAGCCTCGGCCAGGGCGGCTCCTACGCCGCCGTCGAGGGCGTCTCCCTCGACAACGCCCGCATCGCCCGCGCCCAGAACGGCGTCCGGATCAAGACGTGGCAGGGCGGCGCCGGGTACGTCCGGAACGTCCGGTTCTCCAACGTGCTCATCGACGACGTCGACCACCCCATCATCATCGACCAGTTCTACTGCGACCAGAAGACGCCGTGCGCGAACCGGAGCACGAACGTGCAGGTCAGCAACGTGGTGTACCGGAACATCACCGGCACGTCGaggcgtgatacgtccaaaacgtatctactttcccgaacacttttgctgttgttttgcctctaa